In a single window of the Flavobacterium sp. W4I14 genome:
- a CDS encoding arylsulfatase A-like enzyme (product_source=COG3119; cath_funfam=3.40.720.10; cleavage_site_network=SignalP-noTM; cog=COG3119; pfam=PF00884; superfamily=53649; transmembrane_helix_parts=Inside_1_8,TMhelix_9_28,Outside_29_690), whose translation MKNRKSKTLLLSCLIISFFSINANVYAQQKPNIIYILVDDLGYGDLGILFQNQRSKSLPTLMSPHLDEMAKSGAILTQQYANAPVCAPSRASLMTGVNQGNAIIRDNQFDKALENNHTIATVLKNAGYATVAIGKWGLQGTNEKQKPNWPAHPLKRGFDDYFGYMRHADGHEHYPVEGTYRGKKEIWANYKEVSEGFEKCYTTDLWTAKAKEFIINFERNNQDKKPFFMYLAYDAPHAVLELPTQGYPKGGGLNGGLQWIGQKGKMINTASGAVDSYVYPEYADATYDDDKDPNTPKIAWPDTYKRYATAVRRLDDAVGDIRKLLSDIKIDDNTLIVFTSDNGPSVESYLPKSFVAVKPTFFSSYGPFDGIKRDCWEGGVRMPALVVWPKCIPAGKVVNTPSMLSDWLPTFAGAAKTFAPVRTTGVSLLPSLTNIGKQDKTLVYSEYFEAGNTPDFDQFEPGHAGRKRNQMQLIRMGDFVGVRYDIKSADDQFEIYNIVKDPKEKNNLAGQNGFGKLQANMKAKVLQLRISDPDASRPYDNTPVPGVDLPKNAKKGLKWSFFRGEFPFIPSLNAQRADQSGVAKSPVPIKTAKGIIMYKTYIKIPKRGLYTFKLISDNRAFVKLHEFNLLDADFDYKTGEIVQRAVTLDEGYHPLTIYYLKDQIFKGGFKLQFKAASGTWEDLGQRNCFY comes from the coding sequence ATGAAAAACCGTAAAAGTAAAACGCTGCTCCTTAGTTGCCTCATCATTTCTTTTTTCTCAATCAATGCTAATGTATATGCCCAGCAAAAACCAAACATCATTTACATTTTAGTGGATGACCTTGGTTATGGCGATCTTGGCATTCTGTTTCAGAATCAAAGGAGCAAAAGCCTTCCTACTTTAATGTCCCCACATTTAGATGAAATGGCAAAATCAGGAGCTATATTGACCCAGCAATATGCAAATGCTCCGGTATGTGCACCATCAAGGGCGTCTTTAATGACCGGCGTCAACCAGGGTAATGCCATCATCCGGGACAATCAGTTCGATAAAGCACTGGAAAACAATCATACCATAGCAACGGTATTAAAAAATGCAGGTTATGCCACTGTTGCCATCGGGAAATGGGGTTTACAGGGGACCAATGAAAAACAAAAACCAAACTGGCCTGCACATCCCTTAAAAAGAGGTTTTGATGATTATTTTGGCTATATGCGCCATGCGGATGGCCATGAGCACTATCCTGTGGAGGGTACATATAGGGGCAAAAAGGAAATTTGGGCTAACTATAAAGAGGTTTCCGAAGGGTTTGAAAAGTGTTATACCACCGATTTATGGACTGCAAAAGCAAAAGAATTCATTATAAATTTTGAGCGGAACAATCAGGACAAAAAACCTTTTTTCATGTATCTGGCTTACGATGCTCCACATGCAGTACTCGAGCTGCCAACACAGGGATACCCAAAAGGAGGTGGATTGAATGGTGGACTGCAATGGATCGGTCAAAAGGGAAAGATGATCAATACTGCGTCTGGCGCTGTTGATAGTTATGTCTATCCGGAATATGCAGATGCGACTTACGATGATGACAAAGACCCAAATACCCCGAAGATTGCATGGCCAGATACCTATAAAAGATATGCAACAGCAGTAAGGCGTCTGGATGATGCAGTTGGCGATATCAGAAAGCTACTATCAGATATAAAAATCGATGATAATACACTGATTGTTTTCACGTCCGACAACGGCCCATCGGTAGAATCTTATCTTCCAAAATCTTTTGTAGCGGTAAAGCCAACCTTTTTCAGTAGCTATGGTCCTTTTGATGGAATAAAACGTGATTGTTGGGAAGGTGGGGTGCGTATGCCCGCCCTAGTGGTTTGGCCAAAGTGCATTCCTGCGGGCAAAGTTGTAAACACTCCCTCAATGCTCTCCGATTGGTTACCAACCTTCGCAGGAGCCGCTAAAACCTTTGCACCGGTAAGAACAACTGGAGTATCCTTGCTTCCCTCATTAACCAATATCGGAAAGCAGGATAAAACTTTGGTATATAGTGAATATTTTGAGGCCGGCAACACACCTGACTTCGATCAATTCGAACCTGGGCATGCTGGCAGAAAACGCAATCAGATGCAGCTGATCAGAATGGGAGATTTTGTAGGGGTACGTTACGATATTAAATCAGCCGATGATCAGTTTGAAATTTATAATATAGTAAAAGATCCAAAGGAAAAGAATAACCTGGCCGGTCAGAACGGTTTCGGGAAGCTGCAGGCCAACATGAAAGCTAAGGTATTGCAACTCAGAATTTCAGATCCAGATGCCTCCCGCCCTTATGATAATACACCGGTACCTGGTGTAGATTTGCCTAAAAATGCGAAAAAAGGTTTAAAATGGTCCTTTTTTAGGGGAGAGTTTCCATTTATTCCGTCATTAAACGCTCAGCGTGCTGATCAATCCGGAGTAGCCAAATCGCCCGTTCCAATTAAAACAGCCAAGGGAATAATTATGTATAAAACCTATATTAAAATACCAAAAAGAGGTTTGTATACCTTTAAACTTATTTCAGACAACCGCGCATTTGTCAAGCTTCATGAATTTAATTTGCTTGATGCTGATTTTGATTATAAAACCGGGGAAATTGTTCAAAGGGCTGTCACACTTGATGAGGGATATCATCCCCTCACGATTTATTATTTAAAAGATCAGATTTTTAAAGGAGGTTTCAAGTTGCAATTTAAAGCGGCATCGGGAACATGGGAAGATTTAGGACAGAGAAATTGCTTTTATTAG
- a CDS encoding hypothetical protein (product_source=Hypo-rule applied) translates to MIKNIATVCLLMNLGFPIRAQTRINLSDWGIEANGEKNIILILKKIFKTHAYNGIFKLAFQKEKYLVSFLFSFLYF, encoded by the coding sequence ATGATCAAAAACATAGCCACAGTCTGCCTATTGATGAACCTGGGTTTTCCGATCCGGGCACAAACCAGGATCAATCTGAGCGACTGGGGCATTGAGGCCAATGGCGAAAAAAACATTATCCTAATCTTAAAGAAGATTTTTAAAACACATGCATACAATGGTATCTTCAAACTGGCCTTTCAAAAAGAAAAGTATTTAGTGTCTTTTTTATTTTCGTTCCTTTATTTTTAA
- a CDS encoding AraC-like DNA-binding protein (product_source=COG2207; cath_funfam=1.10.10.60; cog=COG2207; smart=SM00342; superfamily=46689): MFEIGISSNAHFNRYFKEMYGISPKEYIKTSGGVENV, encoded by the coding sequence ATGTTTGAGATTGGTATATCCAGCAATGCACACTTTAACAGGTATTTCAAAGAGATGTACGGTATTTCTCCAAAAGAATACATCAAAACATCAGGGGGTGTGGAAAATGTATAA
- a CDS encoding signal transduction histidine kinase/ligand-binding sensor domain-containing protein/DNA-binding response OmpR family regulator (product_source=COG0642/COG3292/COG0745; cath_funfam=1.10.287.130,2.120.10.30,3.30.565.10,3.40.50.2300; cog=COG0642,COG0745,COG3292; pfam=PF00072,PF00512,PF02518,PF07494,PF07495; smart=SM00387,SM00388,SM00448; superfamily=46689,52172,55874,63829; transmembrane_helix_parts=Outside_1_792,TMhelix_793_815,Inside_816_1311): MRFFFMIPLLLLPFLGKGVEPCGLDFSQNYSFRYLSVNNGLSQNSITSIIQDSKGFIWIGTYDGLNRFDGFSVQTKRHISNNKNSLSDNRVLSLYENKMGQILVGTDGGGINILDPSLDSITHFDIKASDIASNTVQTITTDKSGNIWAGTTRGLAIIIRNNKKILQPFFPTALKNRNIRSLLTDKQGNIWTATDKGLYLFRTNGLKDVKSYAPETIMENGWITALFQDRNGNIWIGSAHTLYRIGDDTKKSPYTYPLPKTAEITSLKQDLNGDLWIGSRIDGIYKLHLDSRSNVGQIHQYTAEKPFCNLAENAANTLFIDRSNTLWVGTYQRGINYTDLSSKNFYSFFPLMKNREGTLGYQGKYVSAIAETDQDLWIGTFNEGLYVYNKCSHQIDSYKSEISSPSVCCIHQSRDKTIWIGGNNGLYKVTNNATNGRKVIRAIKTGFVARSICEDNAGNLWIASFTGVHKYNPKTNQFTIITTISGISSNSVYAVYQDPHAPIIWLGTIGGGLNAIRYDLAGKYKISVYRHRENDVNSLSSNHVWSIYRDQHNTLWLGTDAGLNALLLDRTGRINSYKTVSAPLLSDQKIMAILEDDSKNLWLSSSQGLFKYSIEKNIAKRYTYQDGLQSNTLNEAAYKNKQGMMYFGGINGLNYFQPKTIKNNPFPTSAAFTEFRVSNKTIKINNKVDGETVLSADINYTTKIVLSYKHKDFALAFSSLHFVAPENNKFRYKLEGYDKHWITTGYDQRIAAYSNLDPGQYRFLLSSSNNDGTYPKEIRGIDFEITPAPWATWWAKTFYFLAFAVAIALVINYFITKNRFRNEIFKEKLEKEKVTELNEIKLSFFTTITHEIRTPLNLILSPLQDLLSVSTVYDHFTAMRLKIIQRNTLKLHALINQVLDLRKIASDAEKLVVRESDLVQTLLNVKESFDWQASQHNIRFDFKSPRTLKAWFDRDKIEKIVFNLISNAFKYTPSGGKIAVTLEIKEAQAIITIQDTGIGIHNDEKDRVFEMYYQSTSHYNSGTGIGLSLSKKLIEMHGGEIELETVLDSGSKFTVTFPVDKASFNAENIQEDAQREPIVEEIVPKRTKDEINISKKTILVIEDNEDQRAYLRECLLPHFHVLDAGNGIDGVEIAQKHLPDIVITDLMMPSLDGTDVCRRLKSNAKTSHIPVIVHSINNTSHSVKNALLAGADDFIAKPYDYAMLTLKVNNILKSKNQLVLNVHKQDLTTPGEVNIPSLDKELLSKIVAYVEENMADNNLSVEKMCDHIGMSRMNMHRRLHAIVGKNHLRIYQGNPDEESWTAIIKRLEKDI, translated from the coding sequence ATGAGATTTTTCTTTATGATCCCCCTATTATTGCTCCCCTTTTTGGGCAAAGGCGTAGAACCCTGTGGACTGGATTTTTCTCAGAATTATTCTTTCAGGTACCTATCTGTCAATAATGGTCTATCCCAGAATTCCATCACTTCTATCATCCAGGATAGCAAAGGATTTATATGGATCGGTACGTACGATGGGCTGAACCGTTTCGATGGTTTTTCCGTACAGACCAAACGCCACATATCCAATAATAAGAACAGTCTGTCGGATAACCGCGTATTGAGCCTTTACGAAAACAAAATGGGACAGATTCTGGTTGGCACAGACGGAGGGGGCATCAATATACTCGATCCGAGTTTGGATAGCATTACACATTTTGATATCAAGGCCAGTGATATTGCGAGCAATACCGTACAGACTATTACCACTGATAAAAGTGGGAATATCTGGGCCGGAACGACCAGGGGGCTGGCCATTATTATCCGTAACAATAAAAAAATACTGCAGCCATTTTTCCCTACAGCTTTAAAAAACCGGAATATCAGATCGCTATTGACCGATAAGCAGGGAAATATATGGACAGCAACAGACAAGGGCTTATACCTGTTCCGGACCAATGGATTAAAAGATGTTAAAAGTTATGCACCGGAAACCATAATGGAAAACGGCTGGATCACCGCGCTTTTTCAGGACAGGAACGGCAATATATGGATAGGGTCTGCACACACATTATATCGGATCGGCGATGACACCAAAAAAAGCCCATATACCTACCCCCTGCCCAAAACCGCAGAGATTACCTCGCTCAAACAAGATCTGAATGGTGATCTATGGATCGGCTCAAGGATCGATGGAATTTATAAACTCCATCTTGATAGCCGGTCCAATGTCGGTCAGATCCATCAGTACACCGCCGAAAAGCCATTCTGTAACCTGGCAGAAAATGCCGCTAATACGCTTTTTATAGACCGCTCAAACACCCTTTGGGTAGGCACCTACCAGCGCGGGATAAATTATACCGATCTTTCATCAAAAAACTTCTACTCCTTTTTTCCTTTAATGAAAAACCGGGAGGGAACATTGGGCTACCAGGGGAAATATGTTTCTGCAATTGCGGAAACCGACCAGGATCTTTGGATAGGAACATTCAACGAAGGACTTTACGTTTATAATAAGTGCAGTCATCAGATTGATTCGTACAAAAGCGAAATCAGCTCTCCATCGGTCTGTTGTATCCATCAAAGCAGAGACAAAACAATATGGATCGGTGGAAACAATGGCCTTTACAAGGTTACTAACAATGCTACCAATGGCAGAAAAGTGATACGTGCCATTAAAACTGGTTTTGTGGCCCGCTCTATTTGTGAAGACAATGCCGGCAACCTTTGGATAGCAAGTTTTACAGGAGTCCACAAATACAACCCAAAAACCAACCAATTTACCATCATAACAACCATCAGTGGAATTTCATCCAATTCAGTTTACGCAGTTTATCAGGATCCTCATGCTCCGATTATATGGCTCGGAACTATTGGAGGGGGCCTGAATGCCATCAGATACGACCTGGCAGGAAAATATAAAATTTCAGTTTACAGGCACAGGGAAAACGATGTTAACAGTTTAAGCAGTAACCATGTGTGGTCCATTTACCGCGACCAGCATAATACCTTATGGCTGGGCACTGATGCAGGCCTAAATGCTCTTTTATTGGACAGAACAGGGAGGATCAATAGCTATAAAACGGTAAGCGCGCCACTTTTGAGCGATCAGAAGATAATGGCCATACTAGAAGACGATTCCAAAAACCTTTGGCTAAGCAGTAGTCAGGGCCTTTTTAAATATAGTATCGAAAAGAATATAGCAAAACGTTATACCTATCAGGACGGCCTGCAGAGCAATACCTTAAATGAGGCTGCCTACAAAAACAAACAGGGCATGATGTATTTCGGGGGCATAAACGGACTGAATTACTTCCAGCCAAAAACAATCAAAAACAACCCTTTCCCGACAAGCGCAGCATTTACAGAATTCCGGGTATCCAATAAAACCATAAAAATCAATAACAAGGTTGATGGTGAAACCGTATTATCGGCAGACATCAATTATACCACAAAGATCGTACTTTCTTATAAACACAAAGATTTTGCACTGGCATTCTCTTCACTGCATTTTGTTGCCCCTGAAAACAATAAGTTCCGTTACAAGCTTGAGGGTTATGATAAACACTGGATCACAACAGGTTACGACCAAAGGATCGCCGCCTATTCGAACCTTGATCCTGGCCAATATAGATTTCTGTTAAGTTCATCAAATAATGATGGAACTTACCCTAAAGAAATCAGGGGCATTGATTTTGAGATTACCCCGGCTCCATGGGCAACCTGGTGGGCCAAAACATTTTATTTTTTGGCTTTTGCTGTAGCAATCGCCCTTGTAATCAATTACTTCATAACAAAGAACAGGTTCAGGAATGAAATTTTTAAAGAAAAATTAGAAAAAGAGAAAGTAACTGAACTCAATGAAATCAAGCTTAGCTTTTTCACCACCATTACACATGAAATCAGAACGCCATTAAATCTTATTTTAAGTCCGTTGCAGGATCTGCTCAGTGTTTCAACAGTATACGACCACTTTACGGCAATGCGCTTGAAAATTATACAAAGGAACACCTTAAAACTGCACGCCCTGATCAACCAGGTACTGGATTTGAGAAAAATCGCTTCCGATGCCGAAAAATTGGTGGTGAGGGAATCCGACCTGGTCCAAACCCTACTTAATGTGAAAGAATCTTTCGACTGGCAGGCAAGTCAGCACAATATCCGTTTTGATTTTAAGAGCCCAAGGACGCTGAAAGCATGGTTTGACCGGGATAAAATCGAGAAAATTGTCTTCAACCTGATTTCGAACGCATTTAAATATACCCCTTCGGGAGGCAAGATCGCCGTTACGCTGGAAATAAAAGAGGCACAGGCTATTATTACCATTCAGGATACCGGAATTGGCATCCACAATGATGAAAAAGACAGGGTTTTCGAAATGTACTACCAGAGTACCTCGCATTACAACTCGGGCACCGGAATAGGTTTATCCCTATCCAAAAAACTCATTGAAATGCATGGTGGTGAAATTGAGCTGGAAACCGTATTGGACAGTGGTTCTAAATTTACGGTTACCTTTCCTGTGGATAAAGCATCCTTTAATGCTGAAAACATACAAGAGGACGCACAAAGAGAACCTATAGTTGAAGAGATCGTGCCAAAACGTACCAAAGACGAAATAAACATCTCAAAAAAAACAATATTGGTCATAGAAGACAACGAGGATCAACGGGCCTACCTCCGGGAATGCCTTTTACCGCACTTCCACGTTTTAGATGCAGGCAATGGAATCGACGGTGTTGAAATTGCCCAAAAACACCTCCCCGATATTGTGATCACAGACCTCATGATGCCATCATTGGATGGTACCGATGTTTGCAGGCGGTTAAAATCAAACGCCAAAACCAGTCACATTCCCGTAATCGTACATAGCATAAACAATACCAGCCATAGCGTAAAAAATGCCCTATTGGCAGGAGCTGATGATTTTATTGCCAAACCATACGATTATGCCATGCTCACCCTTAAGGTAAACAATATCCTTAAGTCGAAAAACCAATTGGTACTGAATGTCCATAAACAGGATTTAACAACCCCCGGCGAGGTGAACATTCCGTCTCTGGATAAGGAACTGCTCAGCAAAATTGTAGCCTATGTTGAAGAGAATATGGCCGACAATAACCTTAGTGTAGAAAAAATGTGCGATCATATCGGCATGAGCCGGATGAACATGCACCGCAGACTGCATGCTATTGTGGGGAAAAACCACCTCAGAATTTATCAGGGAAATCCGGATGAAGAGAGCTGGACAGCTATTATCAAGCGGCTCGAAAAGGATATCTGA
- a CDS encoding beta-galactosidase (product_source=KO:K01190; cath_funfam=2.60.120.260,2.60.40.10; cleavage_site_network=SignalP-noTM; ko=KO:K01190; pfam=PF00703,PF02836,PF02837,PF18565; smart=SM00634; superfamily=49303,49373,49785,51445), which translates to MKHKKSAYNKAVLFALVSLSIAAAKEVKGQKTVGPKPVFSVAGFYPENNSPRKVYNFNPGWRFAKGNIKSAEQPDFNDSAWDQVSLPNGLEILPENASGMRNYQGPAWYRKIFKTTSSTGKGFIYFEGVMGKAVVYLNGVKVAEHFGGYLPFAVEINNASLVKNANNLIAVLADNSNDESYPPGKAQDNLDFAYLGGIYRDVYFIETPSVHITLPELSKTVAGGGVFVAVKDVKGNNANIEVRTEVQNEGQADAKLSVRSTLVDRDGKVILTKTTALMVTQGRAQQLVQQLDAKNVHLWHPDDPYLHFIKTEVLENGKVVDSYRTRFGIRLFEMRGDAGFFVNKKYIGHKLSGVNRHQDYVYVGNAVPNTSQYRDAKLLREAGSTIVRAAHYPLDPAFMDACDELGLLVTSANPGWQFYNEKDPRFEKFLAEDTHNLVRRDRNRAALLLWETAINETPWQPASVMKSLHSIVHQEFPFPGAFTAADVDEAKKAGFDFYYHGGMQEEKNSFTREYGDGGEVDNFYSQNAMSRVKREWGEIAMLNQASIRAKGLDEIFDTPPKRIGAALWAGIDHQRGYHPDPFLGGLLDVYRMPRYSFYLFKSQYDPSFKLPGIQTGPMVYIAHELTQVSGKDITVFSNCDEVRLTWLGKVVGTARPDSSMKNMPHAPFVFRNVFDFHEISSNWRNKTKDINLIAEGLIGGKVVVSSVKKYPERTTGIKLEIDSAGMGLYADGSDFIPVRATVVDNNGVAKVLASENIHFEVEGEGALVGSENNQANPMKTQFGTASILVRSTTKAGKITVKAYADGLKADEITFSSIAAELPLLFIDQPRPLAKNDRSMGRIGLNISGQKSSAEQGDVKGLQDKIKRLELEITSRDQDIMELRSKKDSKH; encoded by the coding sequence ATGAAACACAAAAAATCTGCTTATAATAAGGCAGTTCTATTCGCCCTGGTGTCTTTATCGATAGCAGCGGCTAAAGAAGTAAAAGGCCAAAAAACAGTCGGTCCGAAACCGGTATTTTCAGTTGCCGGATTCTATCCTGAAAATAATAGCCCACGTAAGGTATATAACTTTAATCCAGGTTGGCGCTTCGCGAAAGGAAATATAAAAAGTGCCGAGCAACCGGATTTTAACGATTCAGCCTGGGACCAGGTGTCATTGCCGAACGGCCTTGAAATCTTACCTGAGAACGCAAGCGGAATGCGAAATTACCAAGGACCGGCCTGGTACCGCAAAATTTTTAAAACCACGTCGTCCACGGGGAAGGGCTTCATCTATTTTGAAGGTGTGATGGGCAAGGCAGTGGTTTATCTCAATGGGGTTAAGGTAGCGGAGCATTTCGGTGGTTACCTGCCATTTGCAGTAGAAATAAACAATGCATCATTGGTGAAAAATGCCAACAATTTAATTGCGGTATTGGCAGATAACTCAAACGATGAATCTTATCCACCTGGAAAAGCGCAAGACAATCTGGACTTTGCTTATCTGGGCGGCATTTACCGCGATGTTTATTTTATCGAAACGCCATCTGTTCACATTACTTTGCCTGAACTGAGTAAAACCGTTGCTGGTGGTGGCGTATTTGTGGCGGTGAAAGATGTAAAGGGAAACAATGCCAATATAGAAGTTAGAACCGAAGTGCAGAATGAAGGGCAAGCAGATGCAAAGCTTTCGGTCCGTTCTACGCTTGTAGATAGGGATGGAAAGGTGATTTTGACCAAAACAACTGCTTTAATGGTTACCCAGGGGCGCGCTCAACAACTTGTTCAGCAACTGGATGCGAAGAATGTGCACTTATGGCATCCCGATGATCCCTATCTTCATTTTATAAAAACCGAAGTCCTGGAAAATGGAAAAGTAGTCGACAGCTACCGTACCCGGTTTGGCATCCGGCTGTTCGAGATGCGAGGTGATGCAGGCTTTTTTGTCAATAAAAAATATATCGGGCATAAGCTTTCAGGCGTAAACCGCCACCAGGATTATGTGTATGTGGGTAATGCTGTTCCAAATACCAGCCAGTACCGCGATGCAAAACTATTAAGGGAGGCGGGCTCTACCATTGTACGCGCTGCGCACTACCCACTTGATCCAGCTTTCATGGATGCCTGTGATGAACTGGGGCTTTTGGTTACCTCGGCAAACCCTGGCTGGCAGTTCTACAATGAAAAAGATCCCCGTTTTGAGAAATTCCTTGCAGAAGATACCCATAATCTGGTGAGGAGGGACCGTAACCGTGCTGCATTATTGCTTTGGGAAACTGCAATCAATGAAACGCCATGGCAGCCTGCCTCGGTAATGAAAAGCCTGCACAGTATTGTTCATCAGGAATTTCCTTTTCCAGGTGCCTTTACAGCGGCAGATGTTGATGAAGCAAAAAAAGCAGGGTTTGATTTCTACTATCATGGCGGTATGCAGGAGGAAAAAAATTCATTTACCCGTGAATATGGTGATGGAGGAGAAGTGGATAATTTCTATTCACAGAATGCAATGAGCCGGGTAAAGCGGGAATGGGGAGAAATCGCTATGCTCAATCAGGCCAGTATCAGGGCCAAGGGGCTCGATGAAATCTTCGATACACCACCTAAACGGATCGGTGCAGCGTTATGGGCAGGTATTGATCACCAGCGTGGTTATCACCCGGATCCATTTTTGGGCGGGCTGCTGGATGTTTATCGCATGCCGAGATATTCATTCTATTTGTTTAAAAGTCAGTATGATCCGTCTTTCAAGCTTCCGGGGATTCAGACCGGACCAATGGTATATATCGCACACGAACTCACTCAGGTATCAGGTAAAGATATTACCGTTTTCAGTAACTGCGATGAAGTGAGGTTAACCTGGCTGGGTAAGGTTGTAGGTACTGCCAGACCTGATAGTTCCATGAAAAATATGCCACATGCACCGTTTGTGTTTAGAAATGTATTTGATTTTCACGAAATCAGCAGTAACTGGAGAAATAAGACCAAGGATATCAATCTGATTGCTGAAGGATTGATAGGCGGAAAAGTAGTGGTCAGCTCGGTAAAAAAATACCCAGAGAGAACCACGGGCATTAAACTGGAAATTGATAGTGCGGGGATGGGACTGTATGCAGACGGTTCGGACTTTATACCTGTAAGGGCAACGGTTGTTGATAATAATGGGGTTGCTAAGGTTCTGGCTTCCGAAAATATCCATTTTGAAGTGGAGGGAGAAGGAGCCTTAGTTGGCAGTGAAAACAACCAGGCAAACCCGATGAAAACCCAGTTTGGCACTGCAAGTATTCTGGTCAGGTCAACTACAAAAGCTGGGAAAATAACAGTCAAAGCTTATGCGGATGGACTAAAAGCAGATGAAATAACTTTTAGTTCCATAGCTGCTGAACTGCCGCTACTGTTTATTGATCAGCCTAGACCATTAGCGAAAAATGATAGGTCGATGGGAAGAATTGGTCTGAATATATCGGGCCAAAAATCTTCCGCAGAGCAGGGAGATGTTAAGGGTCTCCAAGACAAAATTAAACGTTTGGAGCTCGAAATCACCAGCCGCGATCAGGATATTATGGAACTGAGAAGTAAAAAAGACAGCAAACATTAA